The following are encoded in a window of Deinococcus planocerae genomic DNA:
- a CDS encoding NADH-quinone oxidoreductase subunit A: MLLIALGIGVLAVVVSAILGPKKASRTKLMAYESGNDPEHGGVGTGQRFPVHFYLVAMLFIIFDIETAFFFPLAVAYQKLVPFAFFEAVAFVGLLLVGYVYILKKGVLEWA; the protein is encoded by the coding sequence ATGCTGCTGATCGCCCTGGGGATCGGGGTCCTGGCCGTGGTGGTCAGCGCCATCCTGGGGCCGAAGAAGGCCAGCCGCACCAAGCTGATGGCCTACGAGAGCGGGAACGACCCCGAGCACGGCGGCGTGGGCACGGGCCAGCGCTTTCCGGTGCATTTTTACCTCGTCGCGATGCTCTTCATCATCTTCGACATCGAGACGGCATTCTTCTTCCCGCTGGCCGTCGCCTACCAGAAGCTGGTGCCCTTCGCCTTCTTCGAGGCCGTGGCGTTCGTGGGCCTGCTGCTCGTCGGGTACGTCTACATCCTGAAAAAGGGCGTTCTGGAATGGGCGTGA
- a CDS encoding NuoB/complex I 20 kDa subunit family protein: protein MALKELFDRDWQELESEGVLFSSLEKLVAWGRSNSLWPATFGLACCAIEMMSSTDGRNDLARFGSEVFRASPRQADVMIVAGRLSKKMAPIMRRVYDQMPDPKWVISMGACASSGGMFNNYAIVQNVDHVVPVDIYVPGCPPRPEALIYAVMQLQKKVRGEAFDELGTQLPMVEAWTR, encoded by the coding sequence ATGGCGCTGAAAGAACTCTTCGACCGCGACTGGCAGGAACTCGAATCCGAGGGCGTCCTCTTTTCGAGCCTGGAAAAGCTCGTCGCCTGGGGACGCAGCAACAGCCTGTGGCCCGCCACCTTCGGCCTGGCGTGCTGCGCCATCGAGATGATGAGCAGCACGGACGGGCGCAATGACCTCGCGCGCTTCGGCTCTGAGGTTTTCCGCGCCTCGCCCCGGCAGGCCGACGTGATGATCGTCGCCGGGCGGCTGAGCAAGAAGATGGCCCCGATCATGCGCCGGGTCTACGACCAGATGCCCGATCCCAAGTGGGTGATCAGCATGGGGGCATGCGCGAGTTCGGGCGGCATGTTCAACAACTACGCCATCGTGCAGAACGTGGACCACGTGGTGCCGGTAGACATCTATGTGCCCGGCTGCCCGCCCCGCCCCGAGGCGCTGATCTACGCCGTCATGCAGCTCCAGAAGAAGGTGCGCGGCGAGGCGTTCGACGAACTCGGCACTCAGCTCCCGATGGTGGAGGCGTGGACGAGATGA